aaaaaaataatttctcttcaAGGGACTTAATTAAGCTAAACCAAGCAATTAATGTTAAGAGTTAAATAAACATGAATATAATAAGAAATTTTTacataaatgaatttttttagattCATAATTACCTTTTTTTAGGGTACTTTTTTTATTACGATCTATAgcatatttatcttaattaataactaaaatcacCCCATTACCCCCCTCcctcttctctctctttctccctCTTCCTGCATACTTTTTTTTCTATCtactttttctctctctctctttcttcattttttaaaaataataattaattatcctaatttaaatggtaccaaaatatttgaaattcacaatttgtattaaaaatattttaattatatattcaccacattCATTGAAAAATGTCtataatatgtatcataaattaatttcaagatatattataattattgtttattttttctcttattaatggtgctaaaatatatcattgtattataaatattttaattatatattcactacattttaattataatatattgaattcaaaatatattataattattttttattttttctcttattaacaaaatatattataatattaaaaatattttaattatatattgagcatgtgcattgaaacatgcctataatatatttaatttaaaatgtattacaattcaaattcaatattatacattgttataaattcgattattattatttcaacaattataataaatttttaacaacgtaaattaatttaaatagtgTTGAAATGTTcgaaattcacacataatacttataataaatTTGTATCAAATTGTTTTTAGTTATATTTACTACGTtcattgaaacatgcctataatatatataatatattaaattaaaaatattataattatttttaattatttttctcttattaacaatgctaaaatatattattgtattaaaaatattttagttatatattcatcacgtgcattaaaacatgattataatataatatattgaattcaaaatctattataatttttctttctctGATTAACGagatatattattgtattaaaaatattttagttatatattcaccgcgtgcattgaaacatgcatataatttatataatatattaaattcaaaatgtattacaattattgtttgtatttaatttttttattgtgttagaaatgcattgtatatgtatttacataaaaaaatcatctaatttaaaAAGcagtaaaattatcatttttataatATCTAATCCAAAATTAAGTTTAAATtaagataattaattattatttttaaaaaaggaagaaagagaaaaaaaacggacaaaagaaaaaaaggagagagagagggggcaGAAACAGAAAAATGTTTTTATTCCCTTTTTACTATTTCGAGTAAAAAAATACTGTCATTTTTGATAAAGCTAAAAAATGTATTAAAACTCATAATTAATGATATATACTATATTATTTAAGTAAATGACCCATATAATAAaggaaatttaaatttaataagtGTCCAAAATTGGACCGTTGGGCCAAAAAATCAGATCTGTCCGCCTGAACTGATTTTTTGGGCCTTTAATTGCTAAAATCTTTTGGACTTTGGTCCATTTCTAATCTGCATACCATGTATACACCTGCTATATATCAATGTATATATGGTGCATCTCGACCTTTGATTTAGCCTTCGGGACTTGTATTCTTGCTCCATTTCCTTTGCTTGTTTCCATTTCTTCCAGAAAAATCAAGGCTGACTCGAAAGAGTTGTTGGGTTTGTCAACCCAACAAAATGCAAGCGAGAGAATCCCAAAGAACTCATACGAGAGATTTACAtgcaaattaaagaaaaaaataaattagcaaAGTGAAACTAAAAGAACCCTGTGATGATTAACAACCAAAGGATATTAACTTTCTATCTTTCATGGAACATGCAAAAATCGAACCGatcaataaatcaaatcaaaaaaatattattgggttATTAGGTTAATGGATTCTTaatagttttataaaaaaaattatcgtaTTATCGATTCATTTATATTTCATGCATAATTATCATAATAatgctataaataaaaaatatcattaaaattagtaattatttattaaaaaaatatttttcctagtaatttttccaataaataattgagaatTTGGGTAATGGAAATAATGGAATTGTAGTTGTGTGTTGCAAGATTAGATATTTTGAGTGGAGCATTTACCTCAATATAAGATAAGCAGTACCCTCTCCTCAACCATTTCACACGAGAGAATAGAGGAATGACGAGCGCTTCCTTTACTTTATCCTCCTCTTCCTCGCTTATCCCCTCTCCTCTACCCAGCCCGACTTCTATTGGTGGTCGCCGTCTTATCATCACCAGCGCCGGCGCCGGCGGACTCTTCCGCCTTCGCTGCGCTGTGGCCGCCACAACCTGTTCTTCTAGGATTGCATTTCAGAAGAAGAAACACTGGAAAGAAGGTGAATACCCAGGTTTCTCTGAAGTTTCTGTTTCCCACCTGAACAACAAGAAGGGGAGGAGGACCcctattaagaaaaaaatcgATAGAAAGAATACCGCCAATCCTTGGGTCAATACTGTTCCTGAAGCTCTTTCTGATTGCATTGATAAAAAGCAATGGCAACAAGCCCTTCAGgtctttttttcatttaattagGAGGATCGttgattttatttactttttttcttttttagtggCGTCTCTAGTGGTGAGAAATGCACTAGTTGGACTGAATATAGTTGAATCAAAATGAACTGAGTTAATAAATGACAAAGTTGCTCTAGTTAATGAGTATGCATAACCCAATCTGTCTGATTCTTATCAAgttctaataattatttttagtatctaataaaattattactttttataatcaaataaaataaatatgttttttgaAAATAGTTTGATAACATTTCTCATTAATCACTATCAGCTCAATTTCTTAATGTATTGGATTGAAATAGTTTGAGCTAATAAATGATGTTTGCCAGCCGTAAGTGACTGCATTCTCTTGATACTGTCTTTGGCTCTGGCTCGCATAGTCGCATTGACACAAGTTTCGAATTTATTGAGTAATGGGTGGAAACTTTAACTATCTTTTACCTTTTCTACCTACCTCTAGGTATTTGAGATGTTAAAGAAGCAACCTTTTTATCAACCAAAAGAAGGTACTTACATGAGGCTCCTTGTTCTTCTTGGAAGATGTGGACAACCAGGTCACGCTCAACAGCTTTTTGATTCAATGGTTGAAGAGGGACTGGAACCCACTTCAGAACTCTATACCGCCTTGATAGGTGCTTATAGTAGAAGCAACCTACTTGATAAAGCATTTGCTCTTCTTCATGCCATGATTGAGCTACCTCATTGTCCGCCAGATGTTTACACCTACAGTATATTAATCAAGGCATGTGTGGACGCCAGCcgatttgatttggttgagtCACTTTATGAACAAATGGCTGATCGTACCATAGTTCCTAATACTGTCACCCAAAATATAGTCTTGAGTGGTTATGGTAGAGCAGGCAAGTATGCAGAAATGGAAAAAGTGCTTTTAGGGATGCTAGAGAGTGCTGACAGCAAACCTGATGTATGGACTATGAACACTATCCTTAGCATATTTGGCAACAAGGGGCTGATTGAAATGATGGAGAGATGGTATGAAAAATTCCGTAATTTTGGGATTGAGCCAGAAACGCGGACATTTAATATCCTCATTGGTGCTTATGGGAAGAAAAAGATGTATGATAAAATGTCTTCTGTAATGGAGTACATGCGTAAACTCTCATTTCCATGGACAACATCAACATTCAATAATGTCATTGAGACGTTCTCAGATGCAGGTGATGCAAAGCATATGGAATACGCCTTTGATCAAATGCGTGCAGAAGGGATGAAAGCTGACACCAAGACCTTTTGCTGTCTCATCAGAGGATATGCCAATGCAGGCCTTTTTCATAAGGTGATCAACACTGTCCAGTTAGCTGGGAAATTGGAGATTCCTGAAAACACTTCCTTTTTCAATTCTGTTATTTATGCGTGTGCAAAGGCTGAGGACGTAATGGAGATGGAGAGGGTTTTCAAGCGAATGAAAGATAAGCAATGTCAACCTGATCTCATGACTTACTCTACTATGATTGATGCATACCAGAAAGAATGCATGACTGACAAAGTTTATGATTTGGAACAAGAAAAGCTCATGATTGTTGCCATTCACTCCAATGATCGCTTCAATGATGAGGAAAAGCTAGAGCTGCTGCCTACTTGAGAGCTAAGTATGCAATATCTCTGAACAATGTATCCAGGCTACatcttttgtttgttttatatATAACTTAGTGCCTAGCTGTTTTTCTGAAACTAATAATTGTCCACCGTCGCTGAGTTTATGAAGTTAAGAGGTGACCCAGGCATGACTAAATACTTATTACTGATGATTATTTCTTGTGTACACCAAATTGAAATGAAGATTTTGTTTTCTGTTTTAAAAAAAGTAGTAGTTGTATGTTGCTGTACTGGTATAGAGGGAATGGGAAATTGGGAAAATGGGGTGAAATGGTGTATATGTTGCTATGTGGGAGTTGAGGTGTGTATATTGTAGGAATGGTTCGGTTAGGAATCTATAATAAGTGCGGGTTTCTTCGGCCAAGATTCTGTAATTTCCCTTTTCCAATTCCTGTTTTTGCTTGCCACCTGTTTTAAAGAACCCATGCGGTGGATCTAAAATCTTCCACATCTTCTATTCTCAGAGTcgtccttttctttttcaaggAAAACAAGCAGCCTTATTTCATCCCATTTCCAGAGATCTCTGCTCCGTCCAACAGCAAGAAGGAAAAGGTACACCTTCTTTCCCCTATTTCTTGTTCATGGATATTGTGGGTTTCCCTTTCAATCTGAAGTGTTGCTTCTTAGATTTGCAAAACTTTCTTACAGTGGGTGCCTTTTTGGCTTGATTTGCTGGATTTATGTGTTTTTCAATGTTATCTTTGCTAATCCAAAATTATCGCCTTCTACCtaaacttaatttttatttggttGGTTTGTTAATTTATGTGCGGACTTCGCTTGCTGGATTTGCTGTTAACAACTTGACCTCCTATTTCTTGGGAATTTCTACTAAGGCAAGATTTGTTGAAAAGCTACTAACCTGGTCTGCCCTTGCATGCAATGAGAATTCCGTCACTGTGGTTAGCTCCGGAAGGTCCTTTTTATTCTAGCAGGATGGTTGGTTTGTATTTTGAGGCTTTCATTTTGGGTTTGTGCCGTTAGGCGTTTTAACTTTGAACTTTTGGTCAAAGTTTGACATCGgccaacattcttggtaaacgtgCTCGGATGAGAATTTCATCAGTGCGGTTAGCTTCGGAAGGTCCTTTTTATTCTAGTAGGATGGTTGGTTTGGATTTTGAggctttcattttgagtttgtgccgTTAGGCGTTTTAACTTTGAAGGTTTGGCcaaaatttgactttggtcaacattcttggtaaacgtgCTCAAATGAGAATTCTGTCAGTGTGGTTAGCTCCGGAAGGTCCTTTTTATATAGGTAAGATGGTTGGTATGGATTTTGAggctttcattttgagtttgtgtcgTTAAGcattttaaatttaaagttttatTCAAAGTTTGACATTGgccaacattcttagaaaacatgCTCGGATGACAATTCTGTCAGTGCGGTTATCTCCAGAAGGTCCTATTTATTCTAGTAGGATGATTGGTTTGGATTTTGAgactttcattttgagtttgtggcaTTAGGACTTAGGCGTTTTAACTTTAAGGTTTTGGCCAaaatttgatcaacattcttggtataTGTGCTCAGATGAGAATTCCGTCGGTGTGGTTAGCTCCGGAAGGTCCTTTTTATTATAATAGGATGGTTGGTTCAGGTATCGAGGCTttcgttttgagtttgtgcaTTTAGGCGTTTTAACTCTTGAAGTTTTTGCCAAAGTTTTAATGATTGAACTGAAAATTTAGTTGGACTGATGAATTTATTACCTCCAGTGAGCTTCCCCTTCCTACTCGTCTTTAACTGGCTTATTTGTACCCAGCTACATGATGGAAGTCCCCTCGGCCAATCGTCACTTGACAGCATAGTCCTTGATGACCATAAGCACTTTCTATCTTGAATTGACTCCTAATTAAATATAAGTCTTTTCTAAAGATACAATCAAATTCATTATATATATGCTTTTTTGTAGATCaaaaatttcttcatcttctcacAGGCAAATCTTGAAGAACGTTCAATCCAaattctttctttgagattAGAAACTTTTGTAATCTTAAACTTTGCTTATCTATGAGTAGCAATGTCATTATTAAGTTTATTGTTGCagtgataaaaatattttttggagttttaaACTGGCTGGATATCCTCTTATGATATCCCCTGCATCAcatgttaaatttttttgtgaGCTATACATGTGAAAATAAGTTAGTATAATTCTGTATTGTCCAATGGAAAGTTCTATTAAGAATGTGTCACAGATTTCACCTTGTGGGTTAGTTACCTGGAGCCCTGGTCTATTTCTATGGAAGAATTTGCAGAACTTGATGCAGATATGGGGAAGTCTAACAGAAGTACATTAAAGGAGGTTACCCCGCCAATGCCACTTGGTTATACCTCTTCTTGGCAAGTTTTTGTATTAGCCAACTACTTATACTACAGATCTTTGGTCATGCATTTTATTGGTTTTGCCCACAAGTTTCTTTACACAGATCCAGAAGTGATAGTCAAGATGGTTTCATAGGTTTGTTCCATTTCAAATCTTTCCTTTTGGTGGATACTATTATAGAGAAGCTTCTGGTGCATATTTCTTGGGTGTTTGTTACAATAATGAGCGACCGAATGCATGACATGTCTGCCAGTTATGTGCATGGTCATAGTTTGGCATGTCTGGTGATCAATTACCTTGATATGACTACTTTAACTTTCAGCTAGCTAAATGAGAACTGCTCCAGATAACATGAATCTTGTGGTTTCAGTTTTTAAACAAATActgtgtatttttattttggcaATTGTTGGAGATACTAATTTAACTTTTCTTTGTTCTTTGGAAGTTTTTTCCCGCACTTTTGAGAGTTTGAATAACTCGCATGGTATTAGAGGACAGAAGGCAATTAATTATGTGTCTCAGAGCATATGTTGTTAGTTTAATGCACCGGGTTGCCCTGCCCTTTAGCTCCAGTGTTCTGTTAAAATCTGCATTGCATGTCTTTATCCTGATTGACGTTTGGATTAGTTAGGTATTCCACATGCTTTtattttgcggacgacatagtcctcatcgatgagactcgtagcggagttaatgctaagttggaagattggagacgcaccttggagtctaaagggtttaagctgagtaggaccaagacagagtacctagagtgccagttcagtgagacacctcaggaggttggcgcggaagttaggctcggggaccaagccatccaaaagaaaagtagttttaagtaccttggttctataatGTAAGGCAATggggagatcgacgaggatgtcacacatcgtattggggcaggatggaggaaatggaggctcgcctccggtgtgttgtgtgacaagaaggtgccaccacaacttaagggcaagttctacaaagtggtggttagaccagctatgttatacggggcggagtgttggccagttaaggtctcccacgtgcaaaagatgaaagttgccgagatgagaatgttgagatggatgtgtgggcatactaggagcgacaggattagaaatgaggctattcgagacaaggtaggagtgacctcggtggaagacaataTGCGGgagacgcgactgagatggtttgagcatgtgaagaggagagtcccagatgcaccagtgcggagatgtgagaggttggccatggatggtttcagaagaggtaggggtaggccgaagaaatactggggagaggtgatcagacaggacatgacgcatttacgacttaccgaggacatgatcttagataggagggtgtggaggacacacattagggtagaaggctagcacATAGTGGCATTTCTCCCCCttatccgtaggcgtattaatgcactatgattccttgtactttgatttatggtatttatgttactatctaataaTACCTACtgctttttgtgctttgattatttcgttatctatttatctacttttaatattcttgtctgacctttttttatgcttctattgagccgagggtctttcggaaacagccgtcctaccttggtaggagtcaggtctgcgtacactttaccctccccagaccctacgatgtgggatttcactgggttgttgttgttgttgttgttctccTTGTTCCTTTTTTGAACTATGCTTTATTGTGCAGGTGATAACAGTATTAACCTCATCTACAGAACTGATGGACCTCATAAAAAATGTGGATTTCCTTCTATTCATGAGCAACTACAGGTACTCTAATAGCTGGTCTTACCAGTGGTTTCTTAATTCATTGTTAGCCGTTAGCGCACTTCACTTTGATCTTTCCTCGTAGAGTTATTAAACAAAATGTACTCTCATTTGACTGATAGAAATATCTTGTCAGCCAGCATCAGAAATGGAGAAATGGCAACCCCTGCCACAGTAATAGTGGTTACAGTATGATACATGTAGATGATGTACAGTTCCCtttaagtaatgaatgaaaATAGACAAAAGATATGAATAACTTTATATTGTTTTATCTTATGTGCCCCGATCTTCACTTGCACATTTCAACCACCATCTCTGAGTCATTTTGGAGAGATGAGGTTGGCCTGTTTTCTTTAGGGCCTGAAATTTAATTTCTGCTTTCATAAAGAGAGGAGTAATTTAAGTGTATTGTGTTTAGACCATTATGAAACCTATTATCGTCTTCCTAAATTAGGTCATGTAGGTGATGTAGCTTAGGAATGGACTTCCAAAATTATGAAACTGTCTCTGAATGCAAGTGTTCTAGGTTAATCTTTTTAACATAAATCCAAGTGTCTAATGAGCTTGTTCATGCGCAGGGCTCATCAGATTTTCCAGAAAGTATTAGGAACATTTGTGTAACCTTTCTAGTGGAGCCTAATTGTATGCTTGCCCATACTAGCTCCAATAGTCATGAACCTATGTTAGGGATGTGAATACCTTCACTTGGTAtgtaaaacaaacaaacaacatacccagtgaaatcccgcaatggggtctggggagggtagagtgtacgcagactttaccactacctcatggagatagagagactgtttccgaaagaccctcagctcaaaagTACTTGTCCCGAGAAAGAGAgaacaacaatatatatataccatatcgGCTAAAACAAGAAGCGCTGCAAATTCTactaaataagaacaaaatcaatatcaaaagaTATGACAGTGTGagggcaataacaacacaactaaaTTAGCACGTCTAGGTCTAAGACCAACCCTAAACCGTTACAGGGCAATACAACATTTTCCCCTGCTAGCCTTCTatcccaatactttttcggtctatcCCTACCCCTCGGCATAgcccccaaatccaaccgctCGCACCTCCGAACTGGGCGTTGACACacctcctctgcacatgcccaaaTCATCTTAGTTTCGCTTttctcatcttgtctgccacagaGGCCATTctcaccttctcccgaataacctcgTTCTTAATTTTATCCCTCctagtatgtccacacatccatctcaacatcctcatctccgcaacatgcattTTCCGAATATGAGAGTTCTTAACTGGCTAGCACTCTGCACCATATAACGACGGCCTAATCACCATTCTATAGAACTTaccctttaagtttaggtggtactttTCTATCACACAGGACTCAGAGGCAAGCCCTCATTTCTTCCATGCTGCCCCAATGCGATGCGTGACATCATCgtcgatgtccccactactctggatgacggatccaagatatttaaaattttctctctTGGGGATAGGTTGAGTGGCAAGCCTTACTTCATGCCCTCTCCATCCTACGTACCACTGAATTTGCATTCCAGGCACTTtgttttggtcctgctcaatttGAATCCTTTGGACTCCaaagtttgtctccaaacctccaatcTATCATTGACTCTGTctcgagtctcatcaatcaaaactatgtcatccgcaaataacatacaccaaggGACAACCTCCTGAATAGATCGTGTCAGctcatctatcaccaaggcaaaaagaaTAAGACTTACCACAGATCCTTGATGTAGTCCCATCTCAACAGGAAAGTACTCAGAGTCTCCTTCCACCGTCCTAACCCGAGTCTTGGCTccagcatatatatcctttatcGCCTTAATATAAACCATCGAAATACCTTTAGCTTCCAGACACTTTCAGAGAACATCCCTTGAAACTTTGTCATATGCCTTTTCAAGATCAATGAGCACCATATGAAGATCCCTCTTTCCGtaaatttctccaccagtctccgcataagatggattgcttcagTAGTCGACCGCCCCAGCAtgaatccgaactggttctctgaaattgAGACTCTGCTCCTAACCCTCATTTCCACCACCCTCTCCCAAATCTTTATAGTATGGCTTAACAATTTGATACCTCTGTAATTATTATAGTTTTGGATATC
The genomic region above belongs to Solanum dulcamara chromosome 5, daSolDulc1.2, whole genome shotgun sequence and contains:
- the LOC129889880 gene encoding pentatricopeptide repeat-containing protein At3g06430, chloroplastic-like, whose amino-acid sequence is MTSASFTLSSSSSLIPSPLPSPTSIGGRRLIITSAGAGGLFRLRCAVAATTCSSRIAFQKKKHWKEGEYPGFSEVSVSHLNNKKGRRTPIKKKIDRKNTANPWVNTVPEALSDCIDKKQWQQALQVFEMLKKQPFYQPKEGTYMRLLVLLGRCGQPGHAQQLFDSMVEEGLEPTSELYTALIGAYSRSNLLDKAFALLHAMIELPHCPPDVYTYSILIKACVDASRFDLVESLYEQMADRTIVPNTVTQNIVLSGYGRAGKYAEMEKVLLGMLESADSKPDVWTMNTILSIFGNKGLIEMMERWYEKFRNFGIEPETRTFNILIGAYGKKKMYDKMSSVMEYMRKLSFPWTTSTFNNVIETFSDAGDAKHMEYAFDQMRAEGMKADTKTFCCLIRGYANAGLFHKVINTVQLAGKLEIPENTSFFNSVIYACAKAEDVMEMERVFKRMKDKQCQPDLMTYSTMIDAYQKECMTDKVYDLEQEKLMIVAIHSNDRFNDEEKLELLPT